The proteins below come from a single Burkholderia humptydooensis genomic window:
- the cgtA gene encoding Obg family GTPase CgtA has translation MKFIDEARIEVIAGDGGDGSASMRREKFVPFGGPDGGDGGRGGSVYVIADRNINTLIDYRYAKKHMARNGENGRGSDCYGKGGDDITLRMPVGTVINDMDTGELIADLTEHDQKVLVAKGGAGGLGNLHFKSSTNRAPRQKTDGKPGERRMLKLELKVLADVGLLGMPNAGKSTFISSVSNAKPKIADYPFTTLAPNLGVVRVGPGKSFVIADIPGLIEGAAEGAGLGHQFLRHLQRTGLLLHLVDLAPFDESVDPVAEAKAIVGELRKYDESLYEKPRWLVLNKLDMVPEDGRGARVADFIERFGWTGPVFEISALTGQGCEGLVYAIYDYLVAHSEAHRAELAEDLASDVRFRDAPPAVGEPHEREADAP, from the coding sequence ATGAAGTTCATTGACGAAGCGCGAATCGAGGTCATCGCCGGGGACGGGGGCGATGGCAGCGCGTCGATGCGCCGCGAGAAATTCGTTCCGTTCGGCGGACCGGACGGCGGAGACGGCGGCCGCGGCGGCAGCGTGTACGTGATCGCGGATCGCAACATCAATACGCTGATCGACTACCGGTACGCGAAGAAGCACATGGCGCGCAACGGCGAGAACGGCCGCGGCTCGGATTGCTACGGCAAGGGCGGCGACGACATCACGCTGCGCATGCCGGTCGGCACCGTCATCAACGACATGGATACGGGCGAGCTGATCGCCGATCTGACCGAGCACGACCAGAAGGTGCTCGTCGCGAAGGGCGGCGCGGGCGGCCTCGGCAACCTGCATTTCAAGTCGAGCACGAACCGCGCGCCGCGCCAGAAGACGGACGGCAAGCCGGGCGAGCGGCGCATGCTGAAGCTCGAACTGAAGGTGCTTGCGGACGTCGGCCTTCTCGGGATGCCGAACGCGGGCAAGTCGACGTTCATTTCGTCGGTGTCGAACGCGAAGCCGAAGATCGCCGATTATCCGTTCACGACGCTCGCGCCGAATCTCGGCGTGGTGCGCGTCGGGCCGGGCAAGAGCTTCGTGATCGCCGACATTCCGGGCCTGATCGAAGGCGCGGCGGAAGGCGCGGGTCTCGGCCACCAGTTCCTGCGGCATCTGCAGCGCACGGGGCTGCTGCTGCATCTCGTCGATCTCGCGCCGTTCGATGAGAGCGTCGATCCCGTTGCGGAGGCGAAGGCGATCGTCGGCGAGCTGCGCAAGTACGACGAATCGTTGTACGAGAAGCCGCGCTGGCTCGTGCTGAACAAGCTCGACATGGTGCCGGAGGACGGGCGCGGCGCGCGCGTCGCCGATTTCATCGAGCGCTTCGGCTGGACGGGCCCCGTGTTCGAGATTTCGGCGCTGACGGGGCAGGGCTGCGAAGGCCTTGTCTACGCGATCTACGACTATCTCGTCGCGCATTCGGAAGCGCATCGCGCCGAGCTCGCGGAGGATCTGGCGTCGGACGTGCGCTTTCGCGACGCGCCGCCCGCAGTTGGCGAGCCGCACGAGCGCGAAGCCGACGCGCCCTGA
- the proB gene encoding glutamate 5-kinase, whose protein sequence is MRSIIADSKRLVVKVGSSLVTNDGRGLDHDAIGRWAAQIAALRSASKEVVLVSSGAIAEGMQRLGWSKRPREIDELQAAAAVGQMGLAQVYESRFAEHGIRTAQILLTHADLADRERYLNARSTLLTLLRLGVVPIINENDTVVTDEIKFGDNDTLGALVANLIEGDALIILTDQQGLFTADPRKDPGATLVAEASAGAPELEAMAGGAGSSIGRGGMLTKILAAKRAAHSGANTVIASGRERDVLVRLASGEAIGTQLIARTARMAARKQWMADHLQVRGHVVIDAGAVDKLTAGGKSLLPIGVVAVQGVFARGEVIACVDDTGREVARGITNYSSAEAKLIQRKPSGEIEAVLGYLLEPELIHRDNLVLV, encoded by the coding sequence ATGCGTTCGATCATCGCCGATTCGAAGCGCTTGGTAGTGAAAGTCGGCTCGAGCCTCGTGACCAACGACGGCCGCGGGCTCGATCATGACGCTATCGGCCGATGGGCCGCCCAGATCGCCGCGCTGCGCAGCGCGAGCAAGGAAGTGGTGCTCGTCAGCTCGGGCGCGATCGCGGAAGGGATGCAGCGCCTCGGCTGGAGCAAGCGGCCGCGCGAGATCGACGAACTGCAAGCTGCCGCGGCCGTCGGGCAAATGGGTCTCGCGCAGGTGTACGAAAGCCGTTTCGCCGAGCACGGGATTCGCACCGCGCAGATTCTCCTCACGCACGCGGATCTTGCCGACCGCGAACGCTACCTGAATGCGCGCTCGACGCTCCTCACGCTGCTGCGGCTCGGCGTCGTGCCGATCATCAACGAGAACGACACCGTCGTCACCGACGAAATCAAGTTCGGCGACAACGATACGCTCGGCGCGCTCGTCGCGAACCTGATCGAGGGCGACGCGCTCATCATCCTGACCGACCAGCAGGGGTTGTTCACGGCCGACCCGCGCAAGGACCCAGGCGCGACGCTCGTCGCCGAGGCGAGCGCCGGCGCGCCGGAGCTCGAAGCGATGGCGGGCGGCGCGGGCTCGAGCATCGGCCGCGGCGGCATGCTGACGAAGATTCTCGCGGCGAAGCGCGCCGCGCACAGCGGCGCGAACACGGTGATCGCGAGCGGCCGCGAGCGCGACGTGCTCGTGCGGCTCGCGTCGGGCGAGGCGATTGGCACGCAACTGATCGCGCGCACTGCGCGCATGGCGGCGCGCAAGCAGTGGATGGCAGACCACCTGCAGGTGCGTGGCCACGTCGTCATCGATGCGGGTGCGGTCGACAAGCTGACGGCGGGCGGCAAGAGCCTGTTGCCGATCGGCGTCGTCGCCGTGCAGGGCGTGTTCGCGCGCGGCGAAGTGATTGCGTGCGTCGACGATACCGGCCGCGAAGTCGCGCGCGGGATCACCAATTACAGCAGTGCCGAAGCGAAGCTGATCCAGCGCAAGCCGAGCGGCGAGATCGAAGCGGTGCTCGGCTACCTTCTCGAGCCCGAGTTGATCCATCGAGACAATCTCGTGCTCGTCTGA
- a CDS encoding CNP1-like family protein has product MKAIVLAAASIAAAAALAGCAHSNTPSNKDDSEFVYLLDRQPQWTENKVEKLPPLPQTSDLLPFNVSQNTPLKFFVDSKSLDVGTDGVVRYVVVVTSPAGARNVNYEGIRCDTYEWRQYAGLNADHDGWDRTIETDWQRIENGELNAYHAALYQDFFCANKMPAAKRPTIIENIRYNRTQLNQIR; this is encoded by the coding sequence TTGAAAGCGATTGTTCTTGCCGCCGCGTCGATTGCCGCGGCCGCCGCGCTGGCCGGCTGCGCCCATTCGAACACCCCGTCCAACAAGGACGATAGCGAGTTCGTCTACTTGCTCGACCGTCAGCCGCAATGGACTGAAAACAAGGTCGAGAAGCTGCCGCCGCTGCCGCAAACGAGCGATCTGCTGCCGTTCAACGTGTCGCAGAACACGCCGCTCAAGTTCTTCGTCGATTCGAAGTCGCTCGACGTCGGCACCGATGGCGTCGTTCGCTACGTCGTCGTCGTGACGAGTCCGGCGGGCGCGCGCAACGTCAATTACGAAGGCATTCGCTGCGACACCTACGAATGGCGCCAGTACGCGGGCCTGAACGCCGACCACGACGGCTGGGACCGCACGATCGAGACCGACTGGCAGCGGATCGAGAACGGCGAGCTGAATGCGTACCACGCTGCGCTCTATCAGGACTTCTTCTGCGCGAACAAGATGCCGGCGGCCAAGCGTCCGACGATCATCGAGAACATCCGCTACAACCGCACGCAGCTCAATCAGATCCGCTGA
- a CDS encoding RNA pyrophosphohydrolase: MLDREGFRPNVGIILLNAHNEVFWGKRLREHSWQFPQGGIKYGETPMQAMYRELHEETGLLPEHVKIIGRTRDWLRYEVPDKFIKREVRGHYRGQKQIWFLLRMVGRDCDICLRATDHPEFDAWRWNEYWVPLDAVIEFKRDVYQLALTELSRFLRRPAQRSDKSRGPRALRYPRVANGHAATETPAAIDTSAVCSEVEPGASALDEIPPRLILRD, from the coding sequence ATGCTGGATCGTGAAGGCTTTCGCCCGAACGTCGGCATCATCCTCTTGAACGCGCACAACGAGGTGTTTTGGGGCAAGCGGCTCCGCGAGCATTCCTGGCAGTTTCCGCAAGGGGGCATCAAGTATGGCGAGACCCCGATGCAGGCGATGTACAGGGAACTGCACGAGGAAACCGGGCTGCTGCCGGAACACGTCAAGATCATCGGCCGCACTCGCGACTGGTTGCGTTATGAGGTGCCAGACAAGTTCATCAAGCGCGAAGTGCGCGGCCATTATCGCGGCCAGAAGCAGATCTGGTTCCTGCTGCGAATGGTCGGCCGCGATTGCGATATCTGCCTGCGGGCGACGGATCATCCGGAGTTCGACGCGTGGCGCTGGAACGAATACTGGGTACCGCTCGACGCCGTGATCGAGTTCAAGCGGGATGTGTATCAGTTGGCGTTGACCGAACTGTCGCGTTTCCTGCGCCGCCCGGCGCAGCGTTCCGACAAGTCGCGCGGTCCGCGCGCGCTGCGCTATCCGCGCGTCGCGAACGGGCACGCGGCCACGGAGACACCGGCAGCGATCGACACGTCGGCAGTCTGTTCGGAAGTCGAGCCGGGCGCGAGCGCGCTCGACGAAATCCCTCCCCGCCTGATTCTGCGCGACTGA
- a CDS encoding proline--tRNA ligase has protein sequence MRASRFFIGTLKEAPADAEIVSHKLMVRAGMIRRVAGGIYNYLPVGLRSIRKVEAIVREEMNRAGAIELLMPAVQPAELWQESGRWEQYGPELLRFKDRKQNEFVIGPTHEEVVTDIARNQIKSYRQMPVNFYQIQTKFRDEIRPRFGVMRGREFIMKDAYSFDKDHESLKESYKKMYDAYVRIFSRIGLEFRPVAADNGSIGGSGSHEFHVIADTGEDAIAYCPTSDFAANVEAAEALPLLASRAAPAEAMQKVATPGKAKCEAVAELMGIPLERTIKSIVLATDNEGAEPTVWLLMLRGDHDLNEIKAAKLPGLAGYRFATEAEIVEWFGTPPGYLGPIGTKKPVRVVADRTVANMSDFVVGANEVDYHIAGVNWGRDLPEPVIADVRNVKAGDPSPDGKGVLDICRGIEVGHVFQLGTKYSDAMGATFIDESGKTQPMVMGCYGIGITRILGAAIEQNFDDKGIVWPEAIAPFEVVLCPMGYDRSDAVREAADTLYADLVAAGVDVILDDRGERPGVMFADWELIGVPHRLVIGERGLKDGKIEYQGRRDAEATLLPADSAATAVAEKVRAALAR, from the coding sequence ATGAGAGCCTCCCGTTTCTTTATCGGCACCCTGAAGGAAGCCCCCGCCGACGCCGAGATCGTCAGCCACAAGCTGATGGTGCGAGCCGGCATGATCCGCCGCGTCGCCGGCGGCATCTATAACTATCTGCCGGTCGGCTTGCGCTCGATCCGCAAGGTCGAGGCGATCGTGCGCGAGGAGATGAACCGGGCGGGCGCGATCGAACTGCTGATGCCCGCCGTGCAGCCCGCCGAGCTGTGGCAGGAGTCGGGGCGCTGGGAGCAGTACGGTCCCGAACTGCTGCGCTTCAAGGATCGCAAGCAGAACGAATTCGTGATCGGGCCGACGCACGAGGAAGTCGTCACCGACATCGCGCGCAACCAGATCAAGAGCTACCGGCAGATGCCGGTGAACTTCTATCAGATCCAGACGAAATTCCGCGACGAGATCCGTCCGCGCTTCGGCGTGATGCGCGGCCGCGAATTCATCATGAAGGACGCATACTCGTTCGACAAGGATCACGAAAGCCTCAAGGAGTCGTACAAGAAGATGTACGACGCGTACGTGCGGATCTTCTCGCGGATCGGCCTCGAGTTCCGTCCGGTCGCGGCCGACAACGGCTCGATCGGCGGCAGCGGCTCGCACGAGTTTCACGTGATCGCCGATACCGGCGAGGACGCGATCGCCTATTGTCCGACGTCCGACTTCGCGGCGAACGTCGAGGCGGCCGAGGCGCTGCCGCTGCTCGCGAGCCGGGCGGCGCCCGCCGAGGCGATGCAGAAGGTCGCGACGCCCGGCAAGGCGAAGTGCGAGGCGGTGGCCGAGCTGATGGGCATCCCGCTCGAGCGCACGATCAAGTCGATCGTGCTCGCCACCGACAACGAAGGCGCCGAGCCGACGGTCTGGCTGCTGATGCTGCGCGGCGACCACGATCTGAACGAGATCAAGGCGGCGAAGCTGCCGGGCCTGGCCGGCTATCGCTTCGCGACCGAGGCGGAGATCGTCGAGTGGTTCGGCACGCCGCCCGGCTATCTCGGCCCGATCGGCACGAAGAAGCCGGTGCGCGTGGTCGCCGATCGCACGGTCGCGAACATGAGCGATTTCGTCGTCGGCGCGAACGAGGTCGACTACCACATCGCCGGCGTGAACTGGGGCCGCGATCTGCCGGAGCCCGTGATCGCCGACGTCCGCAACGTGAAGGCGGGCGACCCGTCGCCGGACGGCAAGGGCGTGCTCGACATCTGCCGCGGCATCGAAGTCGGCCACGTGTTCCAGCTCGGCACCAAGTACTCGGACGCGATGGGCGCGACGTTCATCGACGAATCGGGCAAGACGCAGCCGATGGTGATGGGCTGCTACGGGATCGGCATCACGCGGATTCTCGGCGCGGCCATCGAGCAGAACTTCGACGACAAGGGCATTGTCTGGCCCGAAGCGATCGCGCCGTTCGAAGTCGTGCTGTGCCCGATGGGCTACGACCGCAGCGATGCGGTGCGCGAAGCGGCCGACACGCTCTACGCGGATCTCGTCGCGGCGGGCGTCGACGTGATCCTCGACGATCGCGGCGAGCGTCCGGGCGTGATGTTCGCGGATTGGGAACTGATCGGCGTGCCGCACCGCCTCGTGATCGGCGAGCGCGGCCTGAAGGACGGCAAGATCGAGTATCAGGGCCGCCGCGACGCCGAAGCGACGCTGCTGCCCGCCGATTCGGCCGCGACGGCGGTCGCCGAAAAGGTCCGCGCGGCGCTCGCTCGCTGA
- a CDS encoding MarC family protein — protein sequence MESNFLSATVLLVLITDPLGNIPLVIAALRDVPRERRVKVILREVAIAFVILLFFMVVGDRFLRMMSLTDLSMRIGGGIVLFLIALRMIFPHPDGALGNDPRAGGEPFIVPLAIPALAGPSALATVMLLTSQAPGKMLEWAGALTVTMLVCAFTLVLAERIQQWLGERTVIAFERLMGLVLVAIAVEMMMAGIRAFVRQL from the coding sequence GTGGAGTCGAATTTCCTGTCGGCGACGGTGCTCCTCGTTCTCATCACCGATCCGCTCGGCAACATCCCGCTCGTCATCGCGGCGCTGCGGGACGTGCCGCGCGAGCGTCGCGTGAAGGTGATCCTGCGCGAAGTCGCGATCGCGTTCGTGATCCTGCTGTTCTTCATGGTCGTCGGCGACCGCTTTCTGCGGATGATGAGCCTGACCGACCTGTCGATGCGGATCGGCGGCGGGATCGTGCTGTTTCTGATCGCGCTCAGGATGATCTTTCCGCATCCGGACGGCGCGCTCGGCAACGATCCGCGCGCGGGCGGCGAGCCGTTCATCGTGCCGCTCGCGATTCCGGCGCTTGCCGGGCCGTCGGCGCTCGCGACGGTGATGCTGCTCACGTCGCAGGCGCCCGGCAAGATGCTCGAATGGGCCGGCGCGCTGACCGTGACGATGCTCGTCTGTGCGTTTACGCTCGTGCTTGCCGAACGGATTCAGCAGTGGCTCGGCGAGCGCACCGTGATCGCGTTCGAGCGGCTGATGGGGCTCGTGCTCGTCGCGATTGCCGTCGAGATGATGATGGCGGGCATCCGCGCGTTCGTTCGCCAGTTATGA
- a CDS encoding hypoxanthine-guanine phosphoribosyltransferase, whose product MNREEALHIFQHSEEIVSAGEVNASIGRMAEEIRGQIGEEFPLVLSVMGGAAVFTGMLLPHLDFPLEFDYIHLTRYRNTTKGSPEMHWRVAPRESVKDRIVLVLDDILDEGETMAAIRDRILEMGAKRFLSAVLCEKTLAKAKPLHPDFCGFAVPDRYVFGCGMDAKGYWRNLPTIRALTADV is encoded by the coding sequence ATGAATCGAGAAGAAGCCCTCCACATTTTCCAACACTCCGAAGAGATCGTCTCCGCTGGCGAAGTCAACGCGTCGATCGGCCGGATGGCCGAGGAGATCCGCGGCCAGATCGGCGAGGAGTTTCCGCTCGTGCTGTCGGTGATGGGCGGTGCGGCGGTGTTCACCGGCATGCTGCTGCCGCACCTCGATTTCCCGCTCGAATTCGACTACATCCACCTGACGCGCTACCGCAACACGACGAAGGGCAGCCCCGAGATGCACTGGCGCGTCGCGCCGCGCGAATCGGTGAAGGACCGCATCGTGCTCGTGCTCGACGACATCCTCGACGAAGGCGAAACGATGGCTGCGATTCGCGACCGCATCCTCGAGATGGGTGCGAAGCGCTTCCTGTCCGCCGTGCTGTGCGAGAAGACGCTCGCGAAGGCGAAGCCGCTGCACCCTGACTTCTGCGGGTTCGCGGTGCCCGACCGCTACGTGTTCGGCTGCGGGATGGATGCGAAGGGCTACTGGCGCAACCTGCCGACGATCCGTGCGCTGACGGCGGACGTCTGA
- the ffh gene encoding signal recognition particle protein, translating into MLDNLTQRMARVVKTLRGEARLTEANTQEMLREVRLALLEADVALPVVRDFIAKVREKALGEDVVGSLSPGQALVGVVQKELTAVIGGDYEGKAAELNLAVTPPAIILMAGLQGAGKTTTVGKLAKLLREKYKKKVLTVSCDVYRPAAIAQLKTVSEQVGADFFPSTPDQKPVDIANAAVDWARRHYHDVLLVDTAGRLGIDEAMMREIAALHAALEPVETLFVVDAMLGQDAVNTAKAFNDALPLTGVVLTKLDGDSRGGAALSVRHVTGKPIKFVGVAEKLDGLEVFHPDRMANRILGMGDILALVEEAQRGVDIKAAEKLANKVKKGGDFDLNDFRAQISQMKNMGGLSSLMDKLPAQFQQAAAGADMGQAEKQIRRMEGIINSMTPAERAKPEIIKATRKRRIAAGAGVPVQEVNRMLNQYDQMRTMMKKLKGGNLQKMMRGIKGMMPGLR; encoded by the coding sequence ATGCTCGACAATCTCACCCAACGGATGGCGCGCGTCGTCAAGACGCTGCGCGGCGAGGCCCGGCTCACCGAGGCAAACACCCAGGAGATGCTCCGCGAAGTGCGGCTCGCGCTCCTCGAGGCCGACGTCGCGCTGCCCGTCGTCCGCGACTTCATCGCGAAGGTCAGGGAAAAGGCGCTCGGCGAGGACGTGGTCGGCAGCCTGTCGCCCGGCCAGGCGCTCGTCGGCGTGGTTCAGAAGGAACTGACCGCCGTGATCGGCGGCGACTACGAAGGCAAGGCGGCCGAGCTGAACCTCGCCGTGACGCCGCCCGCGATCATCCTGATGGCTGGCCTCCAGGGCGCCGGCAAGACGACCACCGTCGGCAAGCTCGCGAAGCTCCTGCGCGAGAAGTACAAGAAGAAGGTGCTCACGGTGTCGTGTGACGTCTATCGCCCCGCCGCGATCGCGCAGTTGAAGACGGTGAGCGAGCAGGTCGGCGCCGACTTCTTCCCGTCGACGCCCGACCAGAAGCCCGTCGACATCGCGAACGCGGCCGTCGACTGGGCCAGGCGCCATTATCACGACGTGCTGCTCGTCGACACCGCGGGCCGCCTCGGCATCGACGAAGCGATGATGCGGGAGATCGCCGCGCTGCACGCGGCGCTCGAGCCGGTCGAGACGCTGTTCGTCGTCGACGCGATGCTCGGCCAGGATGCCGTCAACACCGCGAAGGCGTTCAACGACGCGCTGCCGCTCACGGGCGTCGTGCTCACGAAGCTCGACGGCGACTCGCGCGGCGGCGCTGCGCTGTCGGTGCGCCACGTGACGGGCAAGCCGATCAAGTTCGTCGGCGTCGCCGAGAAGCTCGACGGCCTCGAAGTCTTCCACCCGGACCGAATGGCAAACCGGATCCTCGGGATGGGCGACATCCTCGCGCTCGTCGAGGAAGCGCAGCGCGGCGTCGACATCAAGGCCGCGGAGAAGCTCGCCAACAAGGTGAAGAAAGGCGGTGACTTCGACCTGAACGATTTCCGCGCGCAGATCTCGCAGATGAAGAACATGGGGGGGCTGTCGTCGCTGATGGACAAGCTGCCCGCGCAGTTCCAGCAGGCCGCCGCGGGCGCCGACATGGGCCAGGCCGAAAAGCAGATCCGCCGGATGGAAGGCATCATCAATTCGATGACGCCCGCCGAGCGCGCGAAGCCCGAGATCATCAAGGCGACGCGCAAGCGCCGGATCGCGGCGGGCGCGGGCGTGCCGGTGCAGGAGGTCAACCGGATGCTCAATCAGTACGACCAGATGCGCACGATGATGAAGAAGCTCAAGGGCGGCAACCTGCAGAAGATGATGCGCGGCATAAAGGGCATGATGCCCGGCCTGCGCTGA
- a CDS encoding cytochrome C assembly family protein gives MDIVLYALTALLYGGLAAAGWRARRAGAARPLVASVPAVPPAREPASGGMGGLGRALLGVALLAHGVLLHMTIFPHDAMVFGFAFALSAMFWLGAGIYWIESFFFPLDGMRLLVLPLAGVASLLPLAFGGVRVLPYAAAPLFKVHFLIANIAYGLFAIAALHAVLMLMVERRLHALRHDGLRESSGWVAGWLDTLPPLLTLEKLLFRLIGAGFVLLTLTLATGILFSEQIDARALKLDHKTVFAILSWLMFGGLLVARKTSGWRGRGAARWVLASFVALLLAYVGSRFVLEVLLHRSVV, from the coding sequence ATGGATATTGTACTGTATGCCCTCACCGCGCTCCTGTACGGCGGCCTCGCCGCCGCCGGCTGGCGCGCGCGCCGCGCCGGCGCGGCGCGTCCGCTCGTCGCGAGCGTGCCGGCCGTCCCGCCCGCGCGCGAACCTGCTTCGGGCGGGATGGGCGGGCTCGGGCGCGCGCTTCTCGGCGTCGCGCTGCTCGCGCATGGGGTGCTGCTGCACATGACGATCTTCCCGCACGACGCGATGGTGTTCGGCTTCGCATTCGCGCTGTCGGCGATGTTCTGGCTCGGCGCCGGCATCTACTGGATCGAGAGCTTCTTCTTCCCGCTCGACGGGATGCGGCTTCTCGTGCTGCCGCTCGCGGGCGTCGCGTCGCTCCTGCCGCTCGCGTTCGGCGGCGTGCGCGTGCTGCCGTATGCGGCGGCGCCGCTCTTCAAGGTGCACTTCCTGATCGCGAACATCGCGTACGGGCTCTTCGCGATCGCGGCGCTCCACGCGGTGCTGATGCTGATGGTCGAGCGGCGCCTGCACGCGCTGCGGCACGACGGGTTGCGCGAGTCGTCGGGCTGGGTCGCCGGCTGGCTCGACACGCTGCCGCCGCTTCTCACGCTCGAGAAGCTGCTGTTCCGCCTGATCGGCGCGGGCTTCGTGCTGCTCACGCTGACGCTCGCGACGGGCATCCTGTTCAGCGAGCAGATCGACGCGCGCGCGCTCAAGCTCGATCACAAGACCGTGTTCGCGATCCTGTCCTGGCTGATGTTCGGCGGGCTCCTCGTCGCGCGCAAGACGTCCGGCTGGCGCGGCCGCGGCGCGGCGCGCTGGGTGCTCGCGTCGTTCGTCGCGCTGCTGCTCGCGTACGTCGGCAGCCGCTTCGTTCTCGAGGTGCTGCTGCACCGTTCCGTGGTCTGA
- a CDS encoding PP0621 family protein — MRQILLLIVLFFASSWVARKIRQAQARGDGPFAGGTGRTADSAPGTGGAAHAGRARDAALPEPMVRCAECGVHAPKSDAIAAGGEYFCSPEHAARHAAHSGSRSEQ, encoded by the coding sequence ATGCGACAAATCCTTCTTCTTATCGTGCTGTTCTTCGCGAGCTCGTGGGTCGCGAGAAAGATTCGCCAGGCGCAGGCGCGCGGCGACGGCCCGTTCGCGGGCGGCACGGGCCGCACGGCCGATTCCGCGCCCGGCACGGGCGGCGCGGCACATGCGGGCCGCGCGCGCGACGCCGCGCTGCCGGAGCCGATGGTCCGCTGCGCGGAATGCGGCGTGCATGCGCCGAAGAGCGACGCCATCGCCGCGGGCGGCGAGTATTTCTGCAGTCCGGAGCACGCGGCGCGTCACGCCGCGCATTCGGGCAGCCGCAGCGAGCAATGA
- the ampD gene encoding 1,6-anhydro-N-acetylmuramyl-L-alanine amidase AmpD, which yields MSEAGRFAVGADGWVDGARREPSPNFEARPDGEVVSLVVIHNISLPPGEFGGDAIVELFQNRLDCDAHPYYAAHLRGVRVSAHFLIRRDGTLIQFVSCDARAWHAGASSFFGRERCNDFSVGIELEGADDVAFGAPQYATLAALARALAAHYPIDAFAGHEHVAPGRKTDPGPHFDWQRLADDAGFPPRYFPYRKH from the coding sequence ATGAGCGAAGCGGGGCGCTTCGCCGTCGGCGCCGACGGCTGGGTAGACGGCGCGCGGCGCGAGCCGTCGCCGAATTTCGAAGCGCGGCCCGACGGCGAGGTCGTCTCGCTCGTCGTGATCCACAACATCAGCCTGCCGCCCGGCGAGTTCGGCGGCGACGCGATCGTCGAGCTGTTCCAGAATCGTCTCGACTGCGACGCGCATCCGTACTACGCCGCGCATCTGCGCGGCGTGCGGGTTTCCGCGCATTTCCTGATCAGGCGAGACGGCACGCTGATCCAGTTCGTGTCGTGCGACGCGCGCGCGTGGCACGCAGGCGCGTCGAGCTTCTTCGGCCGCGAGCGCTGTAACGATTTTTCAGTCGGCATCGAACTCGAAGGCGCGGATGACGTCGCGTTCGGCGCGCCGCAGTATGCAACGCTCGCCGCGCTCGCGCGCGCGCTCGCCGCGCATTACCCGATCGATGCGTTCGCGGGCCACGAGCACGTTGCGCCCGGACGCAAGACCGATCCCGGTCCGCACTTCGATTGGCAACGTCTCGCTGACGATGCCGGTTTCCCGCCGCGATACTTTCCCTATCGGAAGCACTGA